The following coding sequences lie in one Streptomyces sp. NBC_01224 genomic window:
- a CDS encoding aminoglycoside phosphotransferase family protein, which yields MESVTTRLVRRFGPQVAEWCADTPGLIARLTSQWGLSLGESLPDGASSVTLRCHWPDGTPAVLKISPERALLAEQVGMLGWFAASGRVPAVLAVDEKAGAMVLEEIVPGTPAEDMPAASLPGQWSELLAALHGVAVPPLPTRVLRGRCEEAFARVGRRLSEPAISARMDVTTWDRAIQRCERLLDTEATTVLLHGDLHLGNVLDGGAERGLMAIDPKACVGDPCFDAVDYVVAGAGLEGVETRCARVAEACGLDGDRLHAWSRVIAPFAAIAHLGSGGEEPVIDELLALTR from the coding sequence GTGGAGAGCGTCACTACGCGGTTGGTACGTCGATTCGGTCCCCAGGTTGCCGAATGGTGCGCTGACACGCCGGGTCTCATCGCGCGGCTGACGTCCCAGTGGGGACTTTCGCTCGGTGAGTCCCTCCCGGACGGTGCTTCGTCGGTCACGTTGCGGTGCCATTGGCCCGACGGCACGCCTGCGGTGCTGAAAATCAGTCCGGAGCGGGCCCTTCTGGCCGAGCAGGTCGGAATGCTGGGGTGGTTCGCTGCCTCGGGCCGGGTGCCTGCTGTGCTGGCCGTCGACGAGAAAGCGGGCGCAATGGTGTTGGAGGAGATCGTGCCCGGAACGCCGGCGGAGGACATGCCTGCTGCTTCGCTTCCGGGACAGTGGTCGGAGCTGCTCGCCGCCTTGCACGGAGTCGCTGTGCCTCCGCTGCCGACGCGTGTGCTGCGTGGGCGGTGCGAGGAGGCCTTCGCCCGGGTCGGCAGGCGGCTGTCCGAGCCTGCGATCAGTGCACGGATGGACGTCACCACGTGGGACAGGGCCATCCAGCGGTGCGAGCGGCTGCTGGACACGGAAGCGACAACCGTGTTGCTCCACGGTGACCTGCACCTGGGCAACGTGCTCGACGGCGGTGCGGAGCGCGGTCTGATGGCCATTGATCCGAAGGCATGTGTGGGTGATCCGTGCTTCGACGCTGTGGACTACGTCGTGGCCGGCGCCGGGCTGGAGGGCGTTGAGACCCGCTGTGCGCGCGTGGCGGAGGCGTGCGGGCTCGATGGCGACCGGCTCCATGCCTGGAGCCGGGTGATCGCGCCGTTTGCGGCCATCGCCCACCTCGGTAGCGGTGGTGAGGAGCCGGTGATCGATGAACTGCTCGCGTTGACCCGGTGA
- a CDS encoding IS1380 family transposase, with the protein MKKRIGSYPRVRIEGGGSGVVSQAGGVLLVETARKTGLDTEISAALRPWRRPRAVHDPGKILLDVALAVALGGDCLADAGLLRAEPAVFGPVASDPTVSRLIDTLAAAGDKALTAIRSARAEVREYVWTLAKDAAPDRGGQVIVDLDGVLVLAHSDKQDAAATWKKSFGHHPLMGFVDHGSGGTGEPVAALLRPGNAGSNTAADHITATQLALAQLPKRHRRGRSTLIRTDSAGGTHEFLAWLTKRGRWLSYSVGMTITEQIHQAVLKVPASAWTPAVEPGGEIRDGAWTAELDGDTLKGWPKGMRLIVRKERPHPGAQLRFTDADGLRLTCFATNTTGGKITDLELRHRRRARAEDRIRNARATGLRNLPLHETAQNRIWLEIVQLALDLLAWMPMLALTGKPRLWEPRRLRLRLFSAAAQLITTARQRHLRFAHHWPWTDVITDAIRRLDTLPNPR; encoded by the coding sequence GTGAAGAAGCGTATCGGGTCCTATCCGCGTGTCCGCATCGAGGGCGGCGGGAGCGGGGTGGTCTCGCAGGCTGGCGGAGTACTGCTGGTCGAGACTGCCCGTAAGACCGGCCTGGATACCGAGATATCGGCGGCGCTGAGGCCGTGGCGGCGGCCTCGGGCGGTGCACGATCCGGGCAAGATCCTGCTGGATGTGGCTCTCGCGGTCGCGCTGGGCGGGGACTGCCTGGCCGATGCGGGACTGCTGCGGGCCGAGCCGGCCGTGTTCGGGCCGGTGGCCTCCGACCCAACGGTCTCCCGGCTGATCGACACCCTCGCCGCGGCCGGGGACAAGGCCCTGACCGCGATCCGCTCGGCGCGCGCCGAAGTGCGCGAGTACGTCTGGACGTTGGCCAAAGATGCGGCGCCGGATAGGGGCGGCCAGGTGATTGTGGACCTGGACGGAGTGCTGGTCCTGGCCCACTCCGACAAGCAGGACGCGGCCGCGACCTGGAAGAAGTCGTTTGGACATCACCCCCTGATGGGCTTCGTCGACCACGGAAGCGGTGGCACCGGGGAGCCGGTGGCAGCACTGTTGCGGCCGGGGAACGCGGGATCCAACACCGCCGCCGACCACATCACCGCCACTCAACTCGCTTTGGCCCAGCTCCCCAAGCGTCACCGGCGCGGCCGGTCCACACTGATCCGTACCGACTCCGCGGGCGGCACCCATGAGTTCCTCGCCTGGCTCACGAAACGGGGCCGGTGGCTGTCGTACTCGGTCGGGATGACCATCACTGAGCAGATTCATCAGGCCGTGTTGAAGGTCCCGGCCTCCGCCTGGACCCCAGCGGTCGAGCCGGGCGGCGAGATCCGCGACGGCGCCTGGACCGCCGAACTCGACGGCGACACACTCAAGGGCTGGCCGAAGGGGATGCGGCTGATCGTCCGCAAGGAACGGCCCCACCCCGGCGCCCAGTTGCGCTTCACCGACGCCGACGGCCTGCGGCTCACCTGCTTCGCCACCAACACGACGGGCGGGAAGATCACGGACCTGGAACTGAGGCACCGCCGACGGGCGAGGGCAGAGGACCGCATTCGGAACGCACGGGCCACCGGCCTGCGGAACCTGCCCCTGCACGAGACCGCACAGAACCGGATCTGGCTGGAGATCGTCCAGCTCGCCCTCGACCTGCTCGCCTGGATGCCGATGCTCGCTCTGACCGGCAAACCCCGCCTCTGGGAGCCCCGCCGCCTGCGGTTGCGGCTGTTCTCCGCCGCTGCCCAACTCATCACCACCGCCCGCCAACGGCACCTGCGATTCGCCCACCACTGGCCATGGACCGACGTGATCACAGACGCGATCAGACGGCTCGACACCCTCCCGAACCCACGCTGA
- a CDS encoding PEP/pyruvate-binding domain-containing protein produces MYVRPSSSRANVASSPADTSGTSPQAAAYTARTSRSADPVVSVIVQRLVRAEVAGVLFTRQPVTGADQVVIEAARGLGDKVVNGSLTPQRWTIDGDVLTTPETVVETVLTAVQVRALGETGRRIEASFGCPQDVEWAIADGTVWVLQARPITTVAVPDGHAARDAGEALVTGTPASPGTATGLVRMIGGLDDFIRFRSGDVLVCRTTSPAWTPLLARAAAVVTEVGGVLSHAAIVAREFRIPAVTAADDAMTVLADRLCVVVDGSRGNVALAGQARQRDHTTERR; encoded by the coding sequence GTGTACGTACGCCCGTCGTCCTCCAGAGCGAACGTCGCCAGCAGCCCCGCGGACACGTCCGGAACCAGCCCGCAGGCCGCCGCGTATACCGCCCGGACAAGTCGGTCAGCCGACCCCGTGGTGTCGGTGATCGTGCAGAGGCTGGTCCGCGCCGAAGTGGCCGGGGTGTTGTTCACTCGCCAACCGGTCACCGGCGCCGACCAGGTGGTGATCGAGGCGGCTCGCGGACTTGGCGACAAGGTCGTCAACGGGAGCCTCACCCCGCAGAGGTGGACCATCGACGGCGACGTGCTCACGACCCCGGAGACCGTCGTGGAGACGGTCCTGACCGCGGTGCAGGTGCGCGCGCTGGGCGAGACCGGCCGCCGGATCGAGGCCTCGTTCGGATGCCCGCAAGACGTCGAGTGGGCCATCGCCGACGGCACGGTATGGGTGCTGCAAGCTCGCCCCATCACCACGGTTGCCGTGCCGGACGGACATGCGGCCCGCGATGCCGGCGAGGCGCTTGTCACAGGCACGCCGGCCAGCCCCGGCACCGCAACCGGGCTGGTACGGATGATCGGCGGGCTGGACGACTTCATCCGCTTCAGGTCCGGTGACGTGCTGGTATGTCGCACGACCTCACCGGCCTGGACCCCGCTGCTGGCCCGCGCCGCCGCGGTCGTCACCGAGGTCGGCGGGGTTCTCAGCCACGCTGCGATCGTGGCCCGCGAGTTCCGGATTCCGGCAGTCACGGCCGCCGACGACGCGATGACTGTGCTGGCCGACAGACTTTGCGTCGTCGTGGACGGCAGCCGCGGCAACGTCGCCCTCGCTGGACAGGCCCGGCAACGAGATCACACCACGGAGCGCAGATGA
- a CDS encoding DUF6461 domain-containing protein has translation MTSVTAHDYAWIRSSPFFRYALETGYTLTLVRGVAPGEVLRVMEAEPQGMCTGVDALIEQQEELFDATDYSYESFLAGAFTVPGAGGDWTLVLHFDGGVAMQPRFLEALSAGGRAVVHSSNGGKPIHLFHWYEDGELRTAFEWPMARDGGTPDALNSVMREVGFDLSDDEGDTGVRVDTKAAVLALAERLTGVRVTEELLQDAEYQLGHVPEEPAEEWTGLVIDITDAQGERFYKEVTREEVEAAMTRARAEAADPIVIRRPSSPAP, from the coding sequence ATGACTTCGGTGACCGCACATGACTACGCCTGGATACGGTCCTCCCCGTTTTTCCGCTACGCGCTGGAGACCGGATACACCCTGACCCTGGTGCGCGGCGTTGCCCCAGGGGAGGTGCTGCGGGTAATGGAAGCGGAGCCGCAAGGCATGTGCACGGGGGTGGACGCGCTGATTGAGCAGCAGGAGGAACTGTTCGACGCGACGGACTACTCCTACGAGTCCTTCCTCGCGGGCGCGTTCACCGTGCCAGGCGCGGGCGGCGACTGGACACTTGTTTTGCACTTCGACGGCGGCGTGGCTATGCAGCCGCGCTTCCTGGAAGCCCTGTCGGCGGGTGGGCGTGCCGTGGTGCACTCCAGCAATGGAGGTAAGCCCATCCACCTGTTCCACTGGTATGAGGACGGGGAGCTTCGGACCGCCTTCGAGTGGCCCATGGCCAGGGACGGCGGCACCCCCGACGCCCTCAACTCGGTGATGCGTGAGGTCGGTTTCGATCTTTCCGACGACGAGGGCGACACCGGCGTGCGCGTCGACACCAAGGCGGCGGTCCTCGCCCTCGCCGAGCGGCTGACCGGTGTGCGGGTGACGGAGGAACTGCTCCAGGATGCCGAGTACCAGCTCGGGCATGTGCCGGAGGAGCCTGCCGAGGAGTGGACGGGTCTCGTCATCGACATCACCGACGCCCAGGGGGAACGCTTCTACAAGGAAGTCACCCGCGAGGAGGTCGAGGCCGCCATGACGCGCGCCCGCGCCGAGGCCGCAGATCCGATTGTCATCCGCAGGCCCTCATCACCCGCCCCCTGA
- a CDS encoding AAA family ATPase, whose protein sequence is MKRDTGTGLRRPAGLPRALVVRRLLERHQAGELTSQHVRAVADVSGVSVRTVWRWLERAKTTGQAEAGVRQGYAVSDMAWALLGRVGGNVAELRRRLADGGDGGEVPSLSTLHRVVRRDRRAGRTLVIEREIEVAGERRPDPLSELGLNVVAGRGAGRQVFLREQKHLAQVSVLVPGAQVVQTPTVQSVLRTVGHAAAVGAVVCLYGDAGHGKTVALQYALSQLPHPARVRRVHVGVNPTVPELRRGLADALDMDKRLPHGTGEADLLLVEALRQPRVLVLDEAQRLTPPLCG, encoded by the coding sequence ATGAAGCGGGACACAGGAACCGGACTGAGGCGCCCGGCCGGGCTGCCCAGAGCGTTGGTGGTGCGGCGTCTTCTGGAGCGACATCAGGCCGGGGAATTGACGTCCCAGCATGTGCGGGCGGTCGCTGACGTGTCGGGTGTGTCGGTGCGTACGGTGTGGCGCTGGCTGGAGCGGGCCAAGACGACGGGCCAGGCGGAGGCCGGGGTCCGCCAGGGCTACGCGGTGTCGGATATGGCGTGGGCGCTGCTGGGCCGGGTGGGCGGGAATGTCGCCGAGCTGCGGCGCCGGCTGGCCGACGGAGGTGATGGGGGTGAGGTCCCGTCGTTGTCGACGTTGCACCGCGTGGTCCGCCGGGACCGCAGGGCGGGTCGGACGCTGGTGATCGAGCGGGAGATCGAGGTCGCTGGGGAGCGCAGGCCGGATCCGTTGAGCGAGCTGGGCCTGAACGTCGTGGCCGGCCGGGGTGCTGGCAGGCAGGTGTTCTTGCGGGAGCAGAAGCATCTGGCACAGGTCTCGGTCCTGGTGCCCGGTGCTCAAGTGGTCCAGACGCCGACGGTCCAGTCGGTACTGCGAACGGTCGGGCATGCTGCAGCAGTTGGTGCGGTGGTGTGCTTGTACGGGGATGCCGGTCACGGGAAGACGGTCGCGCTGCAGTACGCACTGTCTCAGCTGCCGCACCCGGCGCGGGTCCGCAGGGTGCACGTAGGGGTGAACCCGACGGTGCCGGAGCTGCGGCGGGGGCTGGCCGACGCACTCGACATGGACAAACGCCTCCCGCACGGCACGGGGGAGGCGGATCTGCTTCTGGTGGAGGCGCTGCGGCAGCCGCGGGTGCTGGTGCTGGACGAGGCACAGCGCCTGACGCCGCCGCTGTGTGGATGA
- a CDS encoding transcriptional regulator, which translates to MSQTSPIDLLVLHAVRTMGYADTARVAARLSMTEDEAREYLLDPQAQGWITFSSFAGDGGWSLTESGKAHGERLLAAELDEAGVRAAVEKVHRDFLPLNDLMAAACTAWQLAEMGIDDQTVTLAQTITALEGPAAALAGLEGRLTAHLDRFSGYQQRFTEALTKAHAEPAWITGTDRDSCHRVWFELHEDLIATLGVTR; encoded by the coding sequence ATGAGCCAGACTTCCCCGATCGACCTCCTGGTGCTGCACGCCGTTCGGACCATGGGCTACGCCGACACCGCACGGGTAGCCGCTCGCCTGAGCATGACTGAGGACGAGGCGCGTGAGTACCTGCTGGACCCCCAGGCCCAGGGCTGGATCACCTTCTCTTCCTTCGCCGGTGACGGGGGCTGGTCGCTGACCGAGTCCGGCAAAGCACATGGGGAGCGGCTGCTGGCGGCTGAGCTCGACGAAGCCGGCGTCCGTGCAGCTGTCGAGAAGGTCCACCGGGACTTCCTGCCGCTCAACGACCTCATGGCCGCCGCCTGCACCGCCTGGCAGCTGGCCGAGATGGGCATCGACGATCAGACCGTGACCCTCGCCCAGACGATTACGGCGCTCGAAGGCCCCGCCGCTGCGCTGGCCGGGCTCGAGGGCCGCCTGACGGCCCATCTCGACCGGTTCTCCGGCTACCAGCAGCGTTTCACCGAAGCCCTGACCAAGGCACATGCGGAACCTGCCTGGATCACCGGCACCGACCGTGACTCCTGCCACCGGGTCTGGTTCGAGCTGCACGAAGACCTGATCGCCACCCTCGGCGTGACGCGCTGA
- a CDS encoding IS5 family transposase — protein MTDGEWAVVRPLLPVPGWLRGRGGQPEAYCHRVILDAVRYLVDNGIKWRAMPADFPPWDRVYAFFRRWRDHVLVKEFHDRLRSRIREREGRDSEPTAGVIDSQSVKADAVVGSDSRGFDGGKLINGRKRHVVVDTLGLLLGVMVTAADTGDRAAAQVLLEQVADAHHRLALVWADGGYTGSLVEYCLATIALVLAIVKRSDDMRGFVVLPKRWIVERLFAHLMRTRRLVRDFERRTASAEAMVYWSMILLMTRRLARPHPVRV, from the coding sequence ATGACGGACGGGGAGTGGGCCGTGGTCCGGCCGCTGCTACCGGTGCCTGGCTGGCTGCGCGGCCGGGGCGGGCAGCCGGAGGCGTATTGCCACCGGGTGATACTGGACGCGGTCCGCTACCTGGTCGACAACGGCATCAAGTGGCGGGCCATGCCAGCCGACTTCCCGCCGTGGGACCGGGTATACGCGTTCTTCCGCCGCTGGCGCGACCACGTACTGGTCAAGGAATTTCACGACCGGCTGCGATCGAGGATCCGCGAGAGGGAGGGGAGGGACTCGGAGCCGACGGCCGGCGTGATCGACTCGCAGTCCGTCAAGGCGGACGCCGTCGTCGGATCAGACAGCCGCGGCTTCGACGGAGGCAAGCTGATCAATGGGCGCAAGCGGCACGTCGTGGTCGATACCCTCGGTCTGCTGCTGGGGGTGATGGTCACCGCCGCGGACACCGGCGACCGCGCCGCCGCCCAGGTCCTGCTTGAGCAGGTGGCCGACGCGCACCACCGCCTCGCCCTGGTCTGGGCTGATGGCGGCTACACCGGCAGCCTCGTCGAGTACTGCCTGGCCACAATTGCCCTGGTCCTCGCGATCGTCAAGCGCAGCGACGACATGCGTGGCTTCGTGGTGCTGCCCAAGCGGTGGATCGTCGAGCGCCTCTTCGCCCACCTGATGCGAACCCGTCGTCTGGTGCGCGACTTCGAGCGCCGCACCGCCAGTGCCGAGGCGATGGTCTACTGGTCGATGATCCTGCTCATGACGCGCCGCCTGGCCCGGCCACACCCGGTGAGAGTGTGA
- a CDS encoding LacI family DNA-binding transcriptional regulator, producing MSSETREHVREVAARLGYRASATARALRTGRSRALSVIVPDSSWSWYEAGVRSVSRAAAERGYRVLLHVVPLDLTSTARGKGSSPTATAIADLADLPSEGLILFAPALHSSVQEQAARLGLPVVAVDDVARDNPVPTVSCDNRDGARAAVGHLLTRGRRRIAHLTISPHVGFARDRHQGYLDALAQAGIRADSRLVVTHQAMTPPARIPELEEFLAEGPECDALFTVSDFMAAAALRTLRSTGRRVPDDVAVVSFDDGTSAPLLDPPLTTVRQPYDAMGETAVDLLMRQIRGE from the coding sequence GTGAGCTCCGAGACCCGCGAACACGTACGCGAGGTCGCGGCCCGCCTGGGATACCGGGCGTCCGCCACGGCGCGCGCCTTGCGCACCGGCCGGAGCCGCGCCCTCAGCGTGATCGTCCCGGACTCCTCGTGGAGTTGGTACGAAGCAGGCGTGCGCAGCGTGTCCCGCGCCGCCGCTGAGCGCGGCTACCGGGTACTGCTGCACGTCGTCCCGCTGGATCTGACGTCCACCGCGCGCGGCAAGGGCAGCTCGCCGACTGCGACCGCGATCGCGGACCTGGCCGATCTCCCGTCCGAGGGCCTCATCCTGTTCGCCCCCGCCCTGCACTCCTCCGTGCAGGAACAGGCGGCACGGCTGGGGCTGCCGGTCGTCGCCGTGGACGACGTCGCTCGCGACAATCCAGTGCCCACGGTGTCCTGCGACAACCGGGACGGGGCGCGCGCCGCCGTCGGCCACCTCCTCACGCGCGGCCGGCGCCGCATCGCCCACCTGACCATCTCGCCGCATGTGGGCTTCGCGCGGGACCGGCACCAAGGCTATCTCGACGCCCTCGCACAGGCGGGCATCCGTGCCGACAGCCGGCTCGTCGTCACCCACCAAGCGATGACACCACCTGCTCGCATCCCGGAACTGGAGGAATTCCTCGCGGAGGGACCGGAGTGCGACGCGCTGTTCACCGTGAGCGACTTCATGGCGGCTGCGGCCCTACGCACACTCCGGTCCACCGGACGCCGTGTCCCGGACGACGTGGCCGTCGTGAGCTTCGACGACGGCACCTCGGCCCCGCTGCTCGATCCCCCGCTGACCACGGTGCGCCAGCCGTACGACGCCATGGGCGAGACGGCAGTGGACCTACTGATGCGCCAGATCCGGGGCGAGTAG
- a CDS encoding helix-turn-helix domain-containing protein, giving the protein MTSPESKLVHITCPGVQWRLRMAAAERGVWTGTQLRRLLAERAGLHLSAASVSALFTKHPSQVKLSTLAALCTALDCVPGDLLVLSPATPPPVPVAVLAGPAGRKPSTAVLGAVQGRSLPPL; this is encoded by the coding sequence ATGACCTCACCAGAATCCAAGCTGGTGCACATCACGTGTCCGGGCGTGCAGTGGCGGCTGCGGATGGCGGCGGCGGAGCGCGGGGTGTGGACCGGGACTCAGCTCAGGCGGCTGCTGGCCGAGAGAGCGGGGCTGCACCTGTCCGCGGCTTCGGTGTCCGCGCTGTTCACCAAGCACCCCTCCCAGGTGAAGCTGTCCACCCTGGCTGCCCTGTGCACGGCCCTGGACTGCGTTCCCGGAGATCTCCTCGTGCTGAGTCCCGCCACACCGCCTCCCGTTCCGGTAGCCGTCCTGGCAGGACCGGCAGGCAGGAAGCCGTCGACGGCCGTGCTGGGGGCTGTACAGGGACGGTCACTGCCTCCCCTGTGA
- a CDS encoding helix-turn-helix domain-containing protein gives MIDSSPVAAPTADAPATAADRPVSAPVASSAPRTTDGAAFARPADRAPARKDVTASVAAAHAAAGRVSARVDVVDQEPPAEKAGPVKDWDLAGLPADCAPGRAPELLTDTQAHARIRYGHKHGWSQRRVATFAGRSPSTIHKHYSALAAE, from the coding sequence ATGATCGACAGCAGCCCCGTTGCCGCGCCCACGGCCGACGCCCCCGCGACAGCGGCCGACAGGCCCGTCAGCGCCCCCGTGGCGTCCTCGGCGCCCCGGACGACGGACGGCGCAGCATTTGCACGCCCCGCCGACCGTGCCCCGGCCCGCAAGGACGTCACGGCGTCCGTCGCCGCAGCCCATGCCGCCGCAGGCCGGGTGAGCGCCCGCGTTGACGTCGTCGACCAGGAGCCGCCCGCCGAAAAGGCCGGCCCCGTGAAGGACTGGGACCTGGCCGGTCTCCCGGCCGACTGCGCGCCCGGCCGTGCCCCCGAGCTGCTGACGGACACCCAGGCCCACGCCCGGATCCGGTACGGCCACAAGCACGGCTGGAGCCAGCGCCGCGTCGCCACATTCGCAGGCCGCTCTCCGTCGACGATTCACAAGCACTATTCGGCGCTCGCTGCTGAATAG
- a CDS encoding helicase associated domain-containing protein — translation MPRGHGKEIAVDGETEPVIVKLGVWVSNTKSRRDKLSAEQLASLRELGVDWA, via the coding sequence GTGCCAAGGGGTCACGGCAAAGAGATTGCGGTCGACGGCGAGACGGAGCCGGTGATCGTGAAACTGGGCGTCTGGGTCTCGAACACAAAATCGAGGCGCGACAAGCTCAGCGCGGAGCAGCTTGCCTCGCTGCGAGAGCTGGGCGTCGACTGGGCGTAG
- a CDS encoding DUF6332 family protein, whose protein sequence is MDMGRESRWEKDAMTVEIVFALVTAVVLAAAVFAVALALALAFGVSGPAGKGALVGGALLGAAAGVWRLVRVLRRFDAQRRKGH, encoded by the coding sequence ATGGACATGGGGCGTGAGTCGCGGTGGGAAAAGGACGCAATGACGGTGGAGATCGTTTTTGCTCTGGTGACTGCCGTCGTGCTGGCTGCGGCGGTCTTTGCCGTCGCTCTGGCTCTCGCACTGGCTTTTGGCGTCTCTGGTCCAGCGGGGAAGGGCGCGTTGGTGGGGGGTGCGCTGCTCGGAGCGGCGGCCGGAGTGTGGCGTTTGGTGCGGGTGCTGCGTCGGTTCGACGCACAGCGCCGTAAAGGTCACTGA
- a CDS encoding tyrosine-type recombinase/integrase, producing the protein MDVGERGGLRLVQGGLPGADAGADPWAFQAECARAFARTWVVRGFSPTTVRGYTSLLARVVGRFDYPVWAVETDDVDEMLHALAVADLAAGTRRQYLQMLRTLHAFVAERYAVQVRAVFGVSLSRGGLDRFNRVRHAGDDAAVGLPPSRERLDTFFSFVRSQVAVGCDYRAMDRDYAMLRTPYLSAVRVSELVSLDQADVYPGLGPSGKLHVRFGKAANTSGPRPRWAPMLEGLDRIVAWYMADVRPLFPAGPALFCDDEGRALKAGTVRDRLARLLDLEQAIGETRFTPHALRRACATHQYERGMDLIAVQQLLGHRHIASTMAYVKPSQRFVEDAWQRATDSAVRALAG; encoded by the coding sequence GTGGATGTGGGGGAGCGGGGCGGTCTGCGTCTGGTCCAAGGCGGGTTGCCCGGCGCGGATGCCGGGGCGGATCCGTGGGCGTTCCAGGCCGAGTGCGCCAGGGCGTTCGCCAGGACGTGGGTGGTGCGCGGTTTTTCTCCGACGACGGTGCGCGGCTACACCTCCCTCCTCGCCCGTGTCGTGGGTCGTTTCGACTACCCGGTGTGGGCCGTGGAAACCGATGACGTGGACGAGATGCTCCACGCTCTGGCGGTGGCCGACTTGGCGGCGGGGACGCGCCGGCAGTACCTGCAGATGCTGCGCACCTTGCACGCTTTCGTCGCGGAGCGGTACGCGGTCCAGGTCCGCGCCGTATTCGGGGTATCGCTCTCCAGGGGCGGGCTGGACCGGTTCAACCGGGTGCGGCATGCCGGTGACGACGCCGCGGTGGGGCTGCCTCCCAGCAGGGAGCGGCTGGATACGTTCTTCTCCTTCGTCCGCTCCCAGGTGGCTGTCGGATGCGATTACCGGGCCATGGACCGGGATTACGCCATGCTGCGCACCCCCTACCTGTCGGCGGTCAGGGTCAGTGAGTTGGTGAGCCTGGACCAGGCCGATGTGTATCCGGGGCTCGGGCCGTCGGGGAAGCTGCATGTGCGGTTCGGGAAGGCGGCGAACACCTCGGGACCGCGGCCGCGGTGGGCACCCATGCTGGAGGGCCTGGACCGGATTGTCGCCTGGTACATGGCCGATGTCCGGCCGCTGTTCCCCGCCGGCCCGGCGCTGTTCTGCGACGACGAGGGCCGGGCACTGAAGGCAGGAACGGTCCGGGACCGGCTGGCCCGGCTCCTTGACCTCGAGCAGGCGATTGGGGAGACCCGGTTCACCCCGCACGCGCTACGCCGGGCGTGCGCGACGCACCAATACGAGCGAGGGATGGATCTGATCGCGGTCCAGCAACTGCTCGGGCACCGGCATATCGCCTCGACGATGGCGTACGTGAAGCCGTCGCAGAGGTTCGTCGAGGATGCCTGGCAGCGCGCCACCGACTCCGCTGTCCGCGCACTGGCCGGCTGA